A genome region from Baekduia alba includes the following:
- a CDS encoding MlaD family protein, translated as MRRNQKLGMPPLRAGLLTIFLLAVIAYFGFTKAVPFRHHFEIQAVVKTSNLLRPKSPVRIAGVNIGEVVKVGRYKHTDLSVVTLRIDDNGQPIHRDATLKIRPRLFLEGNFYVDLRPGTPSTGKLDDRGMIPISQTSTPVQLDQVLTALQSDTRASLQVAVKGLGTALDGQPTAADDADQNPAVRGLTGAQALNKTLSTSPQSLRETAEIGGALLGPHPHDLSKTIHGLTRAMTALADHQTDLSDLVVDFNTTMQTTAAHSADLTASVRELGPTAQHASQAFRLLDTSLPATRRFARELAGSLPALPATIAAAGPWLTQSRKLLGDDELGGLLDRLSPATANLAALGHATREWLPKIDEFNRCVTGVILPMGNLKVDDGPLSAITENYKEFWHAMVGQAAEGQGFDGNGNYLRLQASRGPTSIVTGKTNYSDFPFVGQPTLPPLRTRPAYGNKLPVMTRSVPCSKSPVPDVNNAAATGPADGSNPSGAAPDDEAVQSGGGG; from the coding sequence ATGAGACGCAACCAGAAGCTCGGGATGCCCCCGCTGCGCGCGGGCCTGCTGACGATCTTCCTGCTCGCGGTGATCGCCTACTTCGGCTTCACCAAGGCGGTCCCGTTCCGCCATCACTTCGAGATCCAGGCGGTCGTCAAGACCTCGAACCTGCTGCGCCCGAAGTCGCCGGTGCGCATCGCGGGCGTCAACATCGGCGAGGTCGTCAAGGTCGGGCGCTACAAGCACACCGACCTGTCGGTGGTCACGCTGCGCATCGACGACAACGGCCAGCCGATCCACCGCGACGCCACGCTGAAGATCCGCCCGCGCCTGTTCCTGGAGGGCAACTTCTACGTCGACCTCCGGCCGGGGACGCCGAGCACCGGCAAGCTCGACGACCGCGGGATGATCCCGATCTCCCAGACCAGCACGCCGGTGCAGCTCGACCAGGTGCTCACCGCCCTGCAGTCCGACACGCGTGCCTCGCTGCAGGTGGCGGTCAAGGGCCTGGGCACCGCGCTCGACGGCCAGCCGACCGCCGCCGACGACGCCGACCAGAACCCGGCCGTCCGCGGGCTCACCGGCGCCCAGGCGCTGAACAAGACGCTGAGCACGAGCCCGCAGTCGCTGCGCGAGACGGCGGAGATCGGCGGGGCGCTGCTCGGCCCGCACCCGCACGACCTGTCCAAGACGATCCACGGCCTCACGCGTGCGATGACCGCGCTGGCCGACCACCAGACCGACCTGTCGGACCTGGTCGTGGACTTCAACACCACGATGCAGACGACGGCCGCGCACTCCGCCGACCTCACCGCCTCGGTGCGCGAGCTCGGCCCGACCGCGCAGCATGCGAGCCAGGCGTTCCGGCTGCTCGACACCTCGCTGCCGGCCACGCGGCGATTCGCGCGCGAGCTGGCCGGGAGCCTCCCGGCGCTGCCGGCGACGATCGCCGCTGCCGGGCCGTGGCTGACCCAGTCGCGCAAGCTGCTCGGCGACGACGAGCTCGGCGGGCTGCTCGACCGCCTCAGCCCGGCGACCGCGAACCTCGCAGCGCTGGGCCACGCGACGCGCGAGTGGCTGCCGAAGATCGACGAGTTCAACCGCTGCGTCACCGGCGTGATCCTGCCGATGGGCAACCTGAAGGTCGACGACGGCCCGCTGTCGGCCATCACCGAGAACTACAAGGAGTTCTGGCACGCGATGGTCGGCCAGGCCGCCGAGGGCCAGGGCTTCGACGGCAACGGCAACTACCTGCGCCTGCAGGCGTCGCGCGGGCCGACCTCGATCGTCACCGGCAAGACCAACTACTCGGACTTCCCGTTCGTCGGCCAGCCGACGCTGCCGCCGCTGCGCACGCGCCCGGCCTACGGCAACAAGCTGCCGGTCATGACGCGGTCGGTGCCGTGCTCCAAGAGCCCCGTGCCGGACGTCAACAACGCGGCCGCGACGGGTCCGGCAGACGGCTCGAACCCGTCCGGCGCCGCGCCCGACGACGAGGCCGTGCAGTCCGGAGGCGGGGGCTGA
- a CDS encoding MlaD family protein, with amino-acid sequence MRIRGLRKQLGNAIWLAAMIATGLFVGSYLLAHERIAWPSWVPGLGKEYFYVNAKFNTAAGVLPGQGNAVTIAGVKVGEISGARLQDGQAVLKLRLDAKYGHVHPDATLLLRPKTPLKDMVAELDPGTKGPELKDEGTLGVGSTQPDVNFDEILSGLDGDTRAALVALLQGAGTALGGEGGRELASTVKRFEPLSRHAAEAGRLVAQRRVKLRHLMGNLSLLAQELGARDKDLGEFVNSSAAVFRHFSAQNDNLGETLSLLPGTLQKTDTALGKLDELGATFKTGLKALQPTAKALGPTLRATQPFFKETTPVIKRSLRPFAREAQPTAAKLVPAAKHLATATPHLDTLTTMLNGLLAELAHDPPGDGVHGNSYLYYVPWANHNTNSVLASQDGIGPVRHSLILYPCGSLKIINSLSNNFKNNPTLAAELQLLGVPKAGSCGKDG; translated from the coding sequence ATGCGCATCCGCGGCCTGCGCAAGCAGCTCGGCAACGCCATCTGGCTCGCGGCGATGATCGCGACGGGCCTGTTCGTCGGCAGCTACCTGCTCGCCCACGAGCGCATCGCGTGGCCGAGCTGGGTCCCGGGCCTGGGCAAGGAGTACTTCTACGTCAACGCCAAGTTCAACACCGCGGCGGGCGTGCTGCCGGGCCAGGGCAACGCGGTCACGATCGCGGGCGTGAAGGTGGGGGAGATCTCGGGCGCGCGGCTCCAGGACGGGCAGGCCGTGCTGAAGCTCCGGCTCGACGCGAAGTACGGCCACGTCCACCCGGACGCCACGCTGCTGCTGCGGCCGAAGACCCCGTTGAAGGACATGGTCGCCGAGCTCGACCCGGGGACCAAGGGCCCCGAGTTGAAGGACGAGGGGACGCTCGGCGTCGGCTCGACGCAGCCCGACGTCAACTTCGACGAGATCCTGTCCGGCCTGGACGGCGACACGCGGGCGGCGCTCGTCGCGCTGCTCCAGGGCGCGGGCACCGCGCTGGGCGGCGAGGGCGGGCGCGAGCTGGCGAGCACCGTCAAGCGCTTCGAGCCGCTGTCGCGCCATGCGGCCGAGGCCGGCCGGCTCGTCGCGCAGCGGCGCGTGAAGCTGCGCCACCTGATGGGCAACCTGTCGCTGCTGGCCCAGGAGCTGGGGGCGCGCGACAAGGACCTCGGCGAGTTCGTGAACTCGAGCGCCGCGGTGTTCCGGCACTTCAGCGCGCAGAACGACAACCTGGGCGAGACGCTCTCGCTCCTGCCCGGGACGCTGCAGAAGACCGACACGGCGCTGGGCAAGCTCGACGAGCTGGGCGCGACGTTCAAGACCGGCCTGAAGGCGCTGCAGCCGACGGCCAAGGCGCTCGGCCCGACGCTGCGCGCCACGCAGCCGTTCTTCAAGGAGACGACGCCGGTCATCAAGCGCTCGCTGCGCCCGTTCGCGCGCGAGGCGCAGCCGACGGCGGCCAAGCTCGTCCCGGCCGCCAAGCACCTGGCGACGGCCACGCCGCACCTCGACACGCTGACGACGATGTTGAACGGGTTGCTCGCGGAGCTGGCGCACGATCCGCCCGGCGACGGCGTGCACGGCAACAGCTACCTGTACTACGTGCCGTGGGCCAACCACAACACCAACTCGGTGTTGGCGTCGCAGGACGGCATCGGCCCGGTCCGCCACAGCCTGATCCTGTACCCCTGCGGCTCGCTGAAGATCATCAACTCGCTCTCCAACAACTTCAAGAACAACCCGACGCTCGCCGCGGAGCTCCAGCTGCTCGGCGTGCCGAAGGCGGGCTCCTGCGGGAAGGACGGATGA
- a CDS encoding MlaD family protein, whose protein sequence is MIKTVPTLGRIAVMALFALSSFGACLFLWMAFGGPSPLKPKGYQLHIAFPEATQLANQSDVRISGVSVGKVVKLAPGADNRTETTIQLKAKYAPVPRDSKAILRVKSLLGETYVELTPGDRKGPQVPDGGSLDPGRVAPTVELDEILGTFDAKTRKAFQTWMASQSAAVQGRGADINAFFGVLPGFTEKFGKLFETLDAQQAATSKAISSTGEIFDAISEREGQLRGLVTDSQRLFATTAARNADLAKIIQKLPRFERESNATLPQLTAFGNHARPAIQQLQPAATAMEPAFSALNDVAPQFDGFFGQLQEVVDASEKGLPAFNRILGKLPPLLDAFQPFLRNANPIVDYIGKNKREVTAFFANTAASSQAYDLGGQTLAGTQHNVKYLRTSQILNPETLTFYPRPLGTSRLNPYTAAGTTLEGLKNGASIFGNGQCPSGDVALPTSADPDALLQLIEPFVFRTADKDAVATPTCKSQGNYPGFSTAFPQLRAEP, encoded by the coding sequence ATGATCAAGACCGTCCCCACCCTCGGTCGCATCGCGGTGATGGCGCTCTTCGCGCTGTCGAGCTTCGGCGCGTGCCTGTTCCTGTGGATGGCCTTCGGCGGCCCGTCGCCGCTCAAGCCCAAGGGCTACCAGCTCCACATCGCCTTCCCCGAGGCGACGCAGCTGGCCAATCAGTCCGACGTCCGGATCTCGGGCGTCAGCGTCGGCAAGGTCGTCAAGCTGGCGCCGGGCGCCGACAACCGGACCGAGACGACGATCCAGCTGAAGGCCAAGTACGCGCCGGTCCCGCGGGACTCCAAGGCGATCCTGCGCGTCAAGTCGCTGCTGGGGGAGACCTACGTCGAGCTGACGCCCGGCGACCGCAAGGGCCCGCAGGTCCCCGACGGCGGCTCGCTCGACCCGGGCCGGGTCGCGCCGACCGTCGAGCTCGACGAGATCCTGGGGACGTTCGACGCCAAGACCCGCAAGGCGTTCCAGACCTGGATGGCGTCCCAGTCCGCGGCGGTGCAGGGTCGCGGCGCCGACATCAACGCGTTCTTCGGCGTGCTGCCGGGGTTCACCGAGAAGTTCGGGAAGCTGTTCGAGACCCTCGACGCCCAGCAGGCCGCGACGAGCAAGGCGATCTCGTCGACCGGTGAGATCTTCGACGCGATCAGCGAGCGCGAGGGCCAGCTGCGCGGGCTGGTCACCGACTCGCAGCGGCTGTTCGCGACGACGGCCGCGCGCAACGCGGACCTCGCCAAGATCATCCAGAAGCTGCCGCGCTTCGAGCGCGAGAGCAACGCGACGCTGCCGCAGCTGACCGCGTTCGGCAACCACGCGCGGCCCGCGATCCAGCAGCTGCAGCCGGCCGCGACCGCGATGGAGCCGGCGTTCAGCGCGCTCAACGACGTGGCGCCGCAGTTCGACGGGTTCTTCGGGCAGCTCCAGGAGGTCGTCGACGCGTCGGAGAAGGGCCTGCCGGCGTTCAACCGGATCCTCGGCAAGCTGCCGCCGCTGCTGGACGCGTTCCAGCCGTTCCTGCGCAACGCGAACCCGATCGTGGACTACATCGGCAAGAACAAGCGCGAGGTGACCGCGTTCTTCGCGAACACCGCGGCGTCGTCGCAGGCCTACGACCTCGGCGGCCAGACGCTCGCGGGCACGCAGCACAACGTCAAGTACCTGCGGACGTCGCAGATCCTCAACCCCGAGACGCTGACGTTCTACCCGCGGCCGCTCGGCACGTCGCGCCTGAACCCGTACACGGCGGCTGGCACGACCCTCGAGGGCCTCAAGAACGGCGCGAGCATCTTCGGCAACGGGCAGTGCCCGAGCGGCGACGTCGCGCTGCCCACCTCGGCCGACCCGGACGCGCTGCTGCAGCTCATCGAGCCGTTCGTGTTCCGCACCGCCGACAAGGACGCCGTCGCGACCCCGACGTGCAAGTCCCAGGGCAACTACCCGGGCTTCTCGACGGCCTTCCCGCAGCTTCGCGCCGAGCCCTGA
- a CDS encoding NADPH-dependent FMN reductase, whose amino-acid sequence MPDSPTALVIVLGSATPPGRLHRALATAAERATGRHPALTVTTIDLATLEIPYADGRPPAEASADTARVVDAIAAADAVVLASPTYRGSLTGALKNLIDHLPVPALRAKPVAVVAIGASDHHFLGVDRHLRDILTFFGAATTPTSAYLTSRDFTDGAPSDEALARLDALLDTTLLFAEHLGGEPLGPPPIGR is encoded by the coding sequence GTGCCCGACTCCCCCACCGCCCTGGTCATCGTCCTCGGCAGCGCGACGCCGCCCGGCCGCCTGCACCGCGCGCTCGCGACGGCCGCCGAGCGCGCCACCGGCCGCCACCCCGCGCTGACCGTGACGACCATCGACCTCGCCACCCTCGAGATCCCGTACGCCGACGGCCGTCCACCGGCCGAGGCCAGCGCCGACACAGCCCGCGTGGTCGACGCGATCGCCGCGGCCGACGCGGTCGTCCTCGCGAGCCCGACCTACCGCGGCTCGCTCACCGGCGCGCTCAAGAACCTGATCGATCACCTCCCGGTGCCCGCCCTGCGCGCCAAGCCGGTCGCCGTCGTCGCCATCGGCGCCTCCGACCACCACTTCCTCGGCGTCGACCGCCACCTCCGCGACATCCTCACCTTCTTCGGGGCGGCGACCACCCCAACATCCGCGTACCTCACGTCCCGCGACTTCACCGACGGCGCGCCCTCCGACGAGGCCCTCGCCCGCCTCGACGCCCTGCTCGACACGACGCTGCTGTTCGCCGAGCACCTCGGCGGCGAGCCCCTCGGGCCGCCACCGATCGGCCGCTGA
- a CDS encoding flavin reductase family protein, producing the protein MPAPSAPRPTAISSLSLDAPLVLACLRRESETLAALRATDRFAVNLLAAGQRELSDRFARRTDPASWAGVAHRLPDGVPILDDALASVECRVHEIAEGGDHVIVIGQVIAVAHPEEHVEPLLFYRGAYVSLAR; encoded by the coding sequence ATGCCCGCCCCTTCGGCACCACGGCCAACCGCGATCTCCTCGCTCTCGCTCGACGCGCCGCTGGTGCTCGCCTGCCTGCGCCGCGAGTCCGAGACGCTGGCCGCGCTGCGGGCCACCGACCGCTTCGCCGTCAACCTCCTGGCCGCCGGCCAGCGCGAGCTCTCCGACCGCTTCGCCCGCCGCACCGACCCGGCGTCCTGGGCGGGCGTCGCCCACCGGCTGCCCGACGGCGTCCCGATCCTGGACGACGCGCTGGCGAGCGTCGAGTGCCGCGTCCACGAGATCGCCGAGGGCGGCGACCACGTCATCGTCATCGGCCAGGTCATCGCGGTCGCCCACCCCGAGGAGCACGTCGAGCCGCTGCTGTTCTACCGCGGCGCGTACGTCTCGCTGGCCCGCTGA
- a CDS encoding SfnB family sulfur acquisition oxidoreductase, translated as MASSALTVPVLADDASALAAAHAVAEAIAPGVVARDRAGADAVPRDALAALDGSGLLGVTVPRAHGGAEVAMATLAEAVRVVAAVDPAIAQVPQAHFLFLDVLRVWGTEAQRARLFGEVLAGARIGNALAERGGQHAQDLKTRVTGGVLAGTKYYCTGALTARWIAVSALDDDGRLVAAFVARDTPGVTVDTDWDVLGQRATISGTTTFADVPVDPALLVDYARAYEVPQQLGARAQLVHAAIEVGIAGGALRDARAYLREKARPSTEAVRAGADAAVDDPHVLHRYGRAAARVGAAEALLADAARTLDAIGLEPADADAAARGSLAVAAAKAFGSEVAVDTASELFQLCGTSSTAGKYDLDRHWRNARTHSVHDPLDWKYHHLAAYALADVLPPNHGQL; from the coding sequence ATGGCCTCCTCCGCGCTCACCGTCCCGGTCCTCGCCGACGACGCGTCCGCCCTCGCGGCGGCGCACGCGGTCGCGGAGGCGATCGCGCCCGGGGTCGTCGCGCGCGACCGCGCCGGGGCCGACGCGGTGCCGCGTGACGCCCTCGCCGCGCTCGACGGCTCGGGCCTGCTCGGCGTCACGGTCCCGCGGGCGCACGGTGGCGCCGAGGTGGCGATGGCCACGCTCGCCGAGGCGGTCCGGGTCGTCGCGGCCGTCGACCCGGCGATCGCCCAGGTGCCGCAGGCGCACTTCCTGTTCCTCGACGTCCTGCGCGTGTGGGGCACCGAGGCGCAGCGCGCGCGGCTGTTCGGCGAGGTCCTCGCCGGCGCGCGGATCGGCAACGCCCTCGCCGAGCGCGGCGGCCAGCACGCGCAGGACCTCAAGACGCGGGTGACCGGCGGCGTGCTCGCCGGCACCAAGTACTACTGCACCGGCGCGCTGACCGCGCGCTGGATCGCGGTGAGCGCGCTGGACGACGACGGGCGCCTCGTCGCCGCGTTCGTCGCGCGCGACACGCCCGGCGTCACGGTCGACACCGACTGGGACGTGCTGGGCCAGCGCGCCACGATCAGCGGCACCACGACGTTCGCCGACGTCCCCGTCGACCCGGCGTTGCTGGTGGACTACGCCCGGGCCTACGAAGTGCCCCAACAGCTCGGCGCCCGCGCGCAGCTCGTGCACGCCGCGATCGAGGTCGGCATCGCCGGGGGCGCGCTGCGCGACGCGCGCGCCTACCTGCGCGAGAAGGCGCGGCCGTCGACCGAGGCCGTCCGGGCGGGGGCGGACGCCGCCGTCGACGACCCGCACGTCCTGCATCGGTACGGCCGCGCCGCCGCGCGCGTCGGTGCCGCCGAGGCGCTGCTCGCCGACGCCGCGCGCACGCTCGACGCGATCGGCCTCGAGCCGGCCGACGCCGACGCCGCCGCCCGCGGCTCGCTCGCCGTCGCGGCCGCCAAGGCGTTCGGCAGCGAGGTCGCCGTGGACACGGCGTCCGAGCTCTTCCAGCTCTGCGGCACCAGCTCGACCGCCGGCAAGTACGACCTGGACCGCCACTGGCGCAACGCCCGCACGCACTCCGTCCACGACCCGCTGGACTGGAAGTACCACCACCTCGCCGCCTACGCGCTGGCCGACGTCCTGCCGCCCAACCACGGGCAGCTGTAG
- a CDS encoding RES domain-containing protein, giving the protein MSGRGPEVWRLGHRDAPLDFVPLELCGWEGRWDDPRRAYRTLYAARDVATCLREVLADLRPDTTMLAELRELFGRDAGLEAAAGTVPREYREQRVLAAATVRVDEGELVDVDEPAARARLEREHAPLLAEHGMAHLDVSEIRSRTRFVTQRIGRVLYEHGAAAIAFGSNLDDRPCYAVFEARGRLVRRGRAKPLELTAELPELVAVCDEYGLTLTD; this is encoded by the coding sequence CTGAGCGGGCGCGGCCCGGAGGTCTGGCGCCTCGGGCACCGCGACGCGCCGCTGGACTTCGTCCCGCTCGAGCTCTGCGGCTGGGAGGGCCGCTGGGACGACCCGCGCCGGGCCTACCGCACGCTCTACGCGGCGCGCGACGTCGCGACCTGCCTGCGCGAGGTGCTCGCCGACCTGCGGCCCGACACCACCATGTTGGCCGAGCTGCGCGAGCTGTTCGGCCGCGACGCCGGGCTGGAGGCCGCGGCGGGGACGGTCCCGCGCGAGTACCGCGAGCAGCGCGTGCTCGCGGCGGCGACGGTCCGGGTCGACGAGGGCGAGCTGGTCGACGTCGACGAGCCCGCCGCGCGCGCCCGGCTGGAGCGCGAGCACGCGCCGCTGCTGGCCGAGCACGGGATGGCCCACCTCGACGTCTCCGAGATCCGCAGCCGCACGCGGTTCGTGACCCAGCGCATCGGGCGCGTGCTCTACGAGCACGGCGCCGCGGCGATCGCGTTCGGGTCCAACCTGGACGACCGCCCGTGCTACGCGGTCTTCGAGGCCCGCGGCCGACTGGTGCGGCGCGGGCGCGCCAAGCCGCTGGAGCTCACCGCCGAGCTGCCCGAGCTGGTCGCGGTGTGCGACGAGTACGGGCTGACGCTGACCGACTGA
- a CDS encoding TOBE domain-containing protein — translation MDNMVRIGAAAAALGLSVDTLRRWERDGRIAFERHGGQRYLRAEALADLLRERGTHERTSARNRMTGVVVAVQRDGVMAQVDLACGPYRVVSLMSREAVDDLDLRPGMAATAVIKATNVIVER, via the coding sequence ATGGACAACATGGTGCGCATCGGCGCCGCGGCCGCGGCGCTCGGGTTGAGCGTCGACACGCTGCGCCGGTGGGAGCGCGACGGGCGCATCGCGTTCGAGCGCCACGGCGGACAGCGGTACCTGCGCGCGGAGGCGCTGGCGGACCTGCTGCGCGAGCGCGGCACCCACGAGCGCACCAGCGCGCGCAACAGGATGACCGGGGTCGTGGTCGCGGTGCAGCGCGACGGGGTGATGGCCCAGGTCGATCTCGCCTGCGGGCCGTACCGCGTGGTCTCGCTGATGTCGCGCGAGGCGGTCGACGACCTGGACCTGCGGCCCGGCATGGCGGCGACGGCCGTCATCAAGGCCACCAACGTGATCGTCGAACGTTAG
- the modA gene encoding molybdate ABC transporter substrate-binding protein has product MRLRLPTVVLAALAAAALPTAAAQAAPTVYAAASLNNAFPALDHTPKYNFAGSNTLQAQIERGAPADVFASASPTEATALFNEGLCTRPVTFATNILVLVVPKANPAGITSVYSLRGSGKRLAIGTAGVPIGNYTRLLLRRLHLTNVLSTNTVSQEKDVTSVLSKVALNSADAGFVYHTDALSTRGRTAEIRVPKWAQPAVRYQICAVKRPGADTAAAQAYIDKVVGGAGRTILKRYGFGLPPRG; this is encoded by the coding sequence ATGCGCCTCCGCCTCCCGACCGTCGTCCTGGCCGCGCTCGCCGCGGCCGCGCTGCCGACCGCCGCCGCGCAGGCGGCGCCCACGGTCTACGCCGCCGCCTCGCTGAACAACGCGTTCCCGGCCCTGGACCACACGCCGAAGTACAACTTCGCCGGCTCCAACACGCTGCAGGCCCAGATCGAGCGCGGCGCGCCCGCCGACGTCTTCGCCTCCGCCAGCCCGACCGAGGCCACGGCGCTGTTCAACGAAGGGCTGTGCACGCGCCCGGTGACGTTCGCGACCAACATCCTGGTCCTGGTCGTCCCGAAGGCCAACCCCGCCGGCATCACGTCGGTGTACTCGCTGCGCGGCAGCGGCAAGCGCCTGGCGATCGGCACCGCGGGTGTCCCGATCGGCAACTACACGCGGCTGCTCCTGCGCCGCCTGCACCTCACCAACGTCCTCTCGACCAACACGGTCAGCCAGGAGAAGGACGTCACGTCGGTGCTGTCCAAGGTGGCGCTGAACTCGGCCGACGCCGGCTTCGTCTACCACACCGACGCGCTGTCGACGCGCGGCCGGACAGCCGAGATCCGCGTGCCGAAGTGGGCGCAGCCGGCGGTCCGGTACCAGATCTGCGCGGTCAAGCGGCCGGGCGCCGACACCGCGGCGGCGCAGGCCTACATCGACAAGGTCGTCGGCGGCGCCGGCCGCACGATCCTCAAGCGCTACGGGTTCGGGCTGCCGCCGCGCGGGTGA
- a CDS encoding ABC transporter permease, whose product MRGGRITGFDALVAAAATLALTFFALPLIALFTQVPLTDVPDLLGDPVVTDALKVTLRTNLIADALILAFGTPTAFLLARRRFRGRSLLVTLVELPLVLPPAVAGIALLAALGRGGLLGGALADRGIVLPFTEWAVVLAVAFVAAPFYVRQAIAAFEAVDPQLPAAARTLGASPARTFWRIDLPLAAGGLAAGAVLAFARGVGEFGATIVFAGSVRGETQTLTLGIYDQLESNFDAALAIGILLVVLSGAVLLSVKMLASWRSSSSTSPSPFARTRSASA is encoded by the coding sequence ATGCGCGGCGGCCGGATCACGGGGTTCGACGCGCTCGTCGCCGCCGCGGCGACGCTCGCGCTCACGTTCTTCGCCCTGCCGCTGATCGCGCTGTTCACGCAGGTCCCGCTGACCGACGTCCCGGACCTGCTCGGCGACCCCGTCGTCACCGACGCGCTGAAGGTGACGCTGCGCACCAACCTGATCGCCGACGCGCTGATCCTCGCCTTCGGGACGCCGACCGCGTTCCTGCTCGCCCGCCGGCGCTTCCGCGGCCGGTCGCTGCTGGTCACGCTCGTCGAGCTGCCGCTCGTCCTGCCGCCCGCCGTCGCGGGCATCGCGCTGCTGGCGGCTCTCGGTCGCGGCGGCCTGCTCGGCGGGGCGCTGGCCGACCGCGGCATCGTGCTGCCGTTCACCGAGTGGGCCGTCGTGCTCGCCGTCGCGTTCGTCGCCGCGCCGTTCTACGTGCGCCAGGCGATCGCCGCGTTCGAGGCCGTCGACCCGCAGCTGCCGGCGGCGGCCCGGACCCTCGGCGCATCGCCGGCGCGCACGTTCTGGCGCATCGACCTGCCGCTCGCCGCCGGCGGCCTCGCGGCCGGCGCGGTGCTGGCCTTCGCGCGCGGCGTGGGGGAGTTCGGGGCGACGATCGTCTTCGCCGGCAGCGTCCGCGGCGAGACCCAGACGCTGACGCTGGGCATCTACGACCAGCTGGAGTCCAACTTCGACGCGGCTCTGGCGATCGGGATCCTCCTGGTGGTGCTGAGCGGCGCGGTGCTGCTGAGCGTCAAGATGCTCGCTTCATGGCGCAGCTCGAGCTCGACATCGCCGTCGCCCTTCGCGCGTACACGCTCCGCGTCGGCCTGA
- a CDS encoding ABC transporter ATP-binding protein: MAQLELDIAVALRAYTLRVGLTVAPGETVALVGPSGAGKSTVLRAVAGLLAPDTGRIALGEDVWFARGGDRGRRVALPPERRAVGLVFQDYALFPHLTVAQNVAFGGTAVRAAELLDRLGIAALAGERPTNLSGGERQRVALARALARDPGVLLLDEPLSALDAHTRAVVRGELGDLLAELALPALVVTHDHRDAIALADRVGVIVDGRLRQLDAPAQLLRAPADAFVAAFTGANVIDGLAVQPWAVTIVTGPEAPAPRSGIRVVQGTIDGVEDEGPRARVRVGGLVAEVPAAQAASLSHGEPAWATFARADAHTLAHP, from the coding sequence ATGGCGCAGCTCGAGCTCGACATCGCCGTCGCCCTTCGCGCGTACACGCTCCGCGTCGGCCTGACCGTCGCGCCGGGCGAGACGGTCGCGCTCGTCGGGCCGTCGGGCGCGGGCAAGTCCACCGTGTTGCGCGCGGTCGCCGGGCTGCTGGCGCCCGACACGGGGCGGATCGCGCTGGGCGAGGACGTGTGGTTCGCCCGCGGCGGCGACCGCGGGCGCCGCGTCGCGCTGCCGCCCGAGCGCCGTGCCGTCGGCCTCGTGTTCCAGGACTACGCGCTGTTCCCGCACCTGACCGTCGCCCAGAACGTCGCGTTCGGCGGGACGGCCGTGCGCGCCGCCGAGCTGCTGGACCGCCTGGGCATCGCGGCCCTGGCCGGCGAGCGCCCGACGAACCTCAGCGGCGGCGAGCGCCAGCGCGTCGCGCTGGCCCGCGCGCTGGCCCGCGACCCCGGCGTCCTGCTGCTCGACGAGCCGCTCTCCGCGCTGGACGCCCACACCCGTGCCGTGGTCCGCGGCGAGCTGGGTGACCTGCTGGCCGAGCTCGCGCTCCCGGCGCTCGTCGTCACCCACGACCACCGCGACGCCATCGCCCTCGCCGACCGCGTCGGCGTCATCGTCGACGGCCGGCTGCGCCAGCTCGACGCGCCCGCGCAGCTGCTGCGCGCCCCCGCCGACGCGTTCGTCGCCGCGTTCACCGGCGCCAACGTGATCGACGGCCTCGCCGTCCAGCCGTGGGCGGTCACGATCGTCACCGGGCCGGAGGCGCCCGCGCCGCGTTCCGGCATCCGGGTCGTCCAGGGGACGATCGACGGGGTGGAGGACGAAGGTCCGCGTGCGCGCGTGCGCGTGGGCGGGCTCGTGGCCGAGGTGCCGGCCGCCCAGGCGGCGAGCCTCAGCCACGGCGAGCCCGCGTGGGCCACGTTCGCGCGCGCCGACGCCCACACGCTCGCGCATCCCTAG
- a CDS encoding plastocyanin/azurin family copper-binding protein, with protein sequence MTRLLPTLVSVAAAGALIAGCGSSDSSDTSSSEAAPTTTAASAPAPAAASDNLQLKAVESNGLSFDKKTLTAKTGTVTLTLDNPGSDSQPHAIAVEGNGVDKDGETVQPGGTSKVTVDLKPGKYTFYCPVPGHRQAGMEGTLTVQ encoded by the coding sequence ATGACCCGCCTCCTCCCGACCCTCGTGTCCGTCGCCGCCGCCGGCGCGCTGATCGCCGGCTGCGGCAGCAGCGACTCGTCCGACACCAGCTCCTCGGAGGCGGCCCCGACCACGACGGCCGCGAGCGCTCCCGCCCCGGCCGCTGCGAGCGACAACCTCCAGCTCAAGGCCGTCGAGTCCAACGGCCTGTCGTTCGACAAGAAGACGCTGACCGCCAAGACCGGCACGGTCACGCTGACGCTCGACAACCCCGGCAGCGACAGCCAGCCGCACGCGATCGCGGTCGAGGGCAACGGCGTCGACAAGGACGGCGAGACCGTCCAGCCGGGCGGCACGTCGAAGGTCACGGTCGACCTCAAGCCCGGCAAGTACACGTTCTACTGCCCGGTGCCCGGGCACCGGCAGGCCGGCATGGAGGGGACGCTCACCGTCCAATGA